A region from the Drosophila bipectinata strain 14024-0381.07 chromosome 3R, DbipHiC1v2, whole genome shotgun sequence genome encodes:
- the intr gene encoding trypsin-4 — MALPLVLLALFFQRNSAFDSSEWYPQINVGNVPPNGKPYQIVRVIEYIVPYPYKKSMEQHARAPRATTTSPDSLEVIPARIENWLATEQATTSTAKPKATKHFLLKVLHGNTIICSGALISGRLVLTSAHCFDEGPKHKPLAQNYKMQASRSRIYGVANIIPGPDAGMTEDMALAVLKVSVQDAYVQPVALCDTQLRRPDNVTMYMSQRHLRFLRTEVITNGACKRSYAQDESVFITATMLCARNSNKVADCQTTKGDLLLHKDTLCGINIYGSHCLEGSINGDLYADVFKARKQLKKLIRTYG, encoded by the coding sequence ATGGCATTACCGCTTGTACTTCTCGCGCTCTTTTTCCAGCGGAACTCAGCATTTGATTCATCCGAATGGTATCCACAAATAAATGTCGGCAATGTGCCGCCCAATGGAAAACCATACCAGATAGTTCGCGTAATTGAATATATTGTGCCATATCCTTATAAAAAATCTATGGAGCAACATGCCAGAGCTCCTAGGGCTACCACCACCTCTCCTGATAGCTTGGAAGTGATTCCCGCTCGAATCGAAAATTGGTTAGCCACGGAACAGGCCACTACGAGCACAGCCAAGCCGAAAGCGACGAAGCACTTCCTGTTGAAGGTCCTCCATGGAAACACAATCATCTGCAGCGGGGCTTTAATCTCCGGCCGACTGGTCCTCACCTCCGCTCACTGCTTCGACGAGGGGCCGAAACACAAACCCCTGGCCCAGAACTACAAAATGCAGGCCAGCCGCAGTCGCATCTACGGTGTGGCAAACATTATTCCTGGACCAGACGCAGGCATGACCGAAGACATGGCTCTGGCGGTCCTCAAGGTGTCCGTACAGGATGCCTATGTCCAGCCGGTCGCACTTTGTGACACACAGCTCCGAAGACCGGACAATGTCACCATGTACATGTCACAACGTCATCTGCGTTTCCTACGCACCGAAGTCATCACCAATGGGGCTTGTAAGCGGAGCTATGCCCAGGACGAATCCGTCTTCATCACCGCCACAATGTTGTGCGCCAGGAACTCCAACAAAGTGGCTGACTGCCAGACCACCAAGGGGGATCTCCTGCTGCATAAGGACACATTGTGCGGCATCAATATATACGGATCACACTGCTTGGAGGGATCGATAAATGGGGACCTTTATGCTGATGTCTTTAAAGCGAGAAAGCAactaaaaaaactaatcagGACTTATGGATGA
- the LOC108122584 gene encoding seminase, translated as MHPLLVCLSSLCFGFCQLYVVAEPLCDNCRVTEIYPGKENSVGHQLSRNQRIVRIINEYKQVSWEEFQRRDRIRKRSRQLKEYSFLVKLKIDNSVRCSGALVASSLVLTSSNCFTNEKTDQLKVILSNGKTLGVHSQEKPMAYPELSLLSLKQPCDVQPAALCTKTLQLGQKGTMLMASSDLSFYGRRKSEIIPNAACKKSFEEDPSVYVTPNMVCVKNSQKPDKCATSPGDAFLVDHQLCGLNVYGSRCQANSLNADLYINLSQLQPWLKDILQKTKLTK; from the coding sequence ATGCATCCGCTGCTTGTTTGTCTTTCATCGCTTTGCTTTGGCTTTTGTCAGCTTTATGTGGTAGCAGAGCCCCTCTGCGACAATTGTCGGGTGACTGAGATATATCCCGGGAAGGAGAACTCTGTGGGTCATCAGTTGTCCAGAAACCAGCGGATTGTGCGCATTATCAACGAGTACAAACAAGTCAGCTGGGAGGAGTTCCAACGCCGGGATAGGATCAGGAAGCGCAGCCGGCAATTGAAAGAGTATAGTTTTTTGGTTAAGCTGAAAATAGACAACTCTGTGCGCTGCAGTGGAGCCTTAGTAGCCTCTAGTTTGGTTCTAACATCCAGTAATTGTTTTACAAATGAGAAGACCGATCAGCTGAAAGTCATTTTAAGTAATGGAAAAACTCTGGGGGTGCATAGTCAGGAAAAGCCTATGGCATACCCCGAACTCAGCTTGCTTTCTTTGAAACAACCATGTGATGTTCAACCAGCTGCATTGTGCACCAAAACATTGCAATTAGGCCAAAAAGGTACCATGCTAATGGCCAGTTCTGATCTTAGCTTCTATGGACGCCGAAAGTCTGAAATTATTCCAAACGCAGCCTGTAAGAAATCCTTCGAGGAGGATCCTTCTGTTTATGTAACTCCTAACATGGTTTGTGTGAAAAACTCTCAAAAACCCGATAAATGTGCGACGAGTCCGGGAGATGCCTTTCTGGTTGATCACCAGCTTTGTGGATTAAATGTTTATGGATCTCGTTGCCAAGCAAACTCATTAAATGCCGATCTTTATATAAATCTCAGCCAACTACAGCCCTGGCTGAAAGATATTTTACAGAAAACTAAATTAACAAAGTGA
- the aqrs gene encoding uncharacterized protein aqrs, producing the protein MRVLMTLLVLVLGLSYTSSKWMKKYVENYHRPTYYNKRHSSSDHVDYNRTALEERDQPPAVENRTPEPFDAVKHQSFYISILHHASVTCSGALISRRMVITSTVCFRASPRDKSHEYKASHLSVLAAIDMVPFNETLPHEVIGLYLPVNKFNTEVNHVCLLGLKHKLDHHYRYIPLYRRIPKFLDEVTITYVGAASRRLKYYRTMVLNLDRCKDYFHAHDFFDVDTYHPDYFCVRTRRHTKKTTCNTRPGDPLVKDNQLAGINIFGERCEVDDIVNMDIYLPIRPVVPFIQLATDALRSFTGTGPFNETAHPHEVSPLVKSLMEGSPKFWAADEHFPTLHTAHPPEM; encoded by the coding sequence ATGAGAGTTTTAATGACGTTATTGGTGCTGGTCTTAGGCCTTAGCTACACATCCTCTAAATGGATGAAAAAATACGTAGAAAACTACCATAGACCGACTTATTATAACAAGCGACACAGTTCCTCGGATCACGTGGACTACAATAGAACTGCTTTAGAGGAGCGAGACCAACCTCCCGCGGTGGAAAATCGTACCCCAGAGCCCTTTGATGCGGTGAAGCATCAAAGCTTCTACATAAGTATCCTACACCACGCATCTGTCACCTGTTCGGGCGCACTGATCTCACGGCGTATGGTGATCACCTCGACTGTTTGTTTTCGAGCTTCCCCCAGGGACAAATCCCACGAGTACAAAGCCAGCCACCTGTCTGTGCTAGCGGCCATTGACATGGTTCCATTCAATGAGACCTTGCCGCATGAGGTGATCGGGTTGTATTTGCCCGTTAACAAATTCAATACAGAAGTCAATCACGTTTGTCTTCTGGGCTTGAAGCATAAGCTGGATCACCACTACCGCTACATCCCACTCTACCGGAGGATACCAAAGTTTTTGGATGAAGTAACCATAACCTATGTAGGTGCGGCTTCGCGACGTCTGAAGTATTACCGCACTATGGTTCTGAACTTGGATCGGTGCAAAGACTACTTTCACGCCCATGACTTCTTCGACGTCGACACCTACCATCCGGACTACTTCTGCGTCCGCACCCGGCGGCACACCAAGAAGACTACGTGTAACACTCGCCCGGGGGATCCTCTGGTAAAAGACAACCAGCTGGCTGGGATAAACATCTTTGGGGAGCGCTGCGAGGTGGACGACATTGTGAACATGGACATATACCTGCCAATAAGACCGGTGGTTCCTTTCATCCAACTGGCCACAGACGCCTTACGGTCTTTCACCGGAACAGGTCCTTTCAATGAGACAGCGCATCCACACGAAGTGTCGCCTTTGGTTAAGTCCCTAATGGAAGGATCTCCCAAGTTTTGGGCTGCGGATGAACATTTTCCAACACTTCACACAGCACATCCACCCGAAATGTAG
- the LOC108122589 gene encoding seminase, which yields MWMSRFLAFLGVVLLLAVAVENSLSPNMHYHRYMLSDYKPQHNSKTQKDYKHIKKRSPAKVEDKGAPNHVGAPNHVGAPDHVAARSKEPVIKLTNGDHKLQLHELIVRIYRDNHFVCTGTIISDILVATVDTCFPHHRFDHLTVKNFANEIYDGKRVNSNETFLRSEDPYLDIIMLDTPFHSPNISGNTVKLCDAEVQDHAIVDLPIWIRQRHSIHSQKTEVWPLQECRHRLKDEEGILAQDNMICVRNSQYTTHCQHGNGNPLVYDGMICGINVYGHNCPHHTGFDLYITIYDALSFSIAGMELIKHNKVQEAIL from the coding sequence ATGTGGATGAGCAGGTTCTTAGCTTTTCTGGGAGTCGTCCTGCTCCTTGCCGTTGCAGTGGAAAATTCATTGTCCCCCAATATGCATTATCATCGATACATGCTCTCCGATTATAAGCCGCAGCACAATTCAAAGACGCAAAAGGACTATAAACACATAAAAAAGCGATCTCCAGCCAAGGTGGAAGATAAAGGGGCTCCAAATCATGTGGGGGCTCCAAATCATGTGGGGGCTCCAGATCATGTTGCTGCACGGTCTAAGGAGCCAGTGATTAAGTTAACCAATGGCGACCACAAACTTCAGCTCCACGAATTGATCGTGCGTATTTACCGGGATAATCATTTTGTGTGCACGGGAACGATCATATCGGATATACTAGTGGCTACGGTGGACACCTGCTTTCCACACCATAGGTTCGATCATCTGACAGTGAAGAACTTCGCAAATGAGATCTATGACGGAAAACGGGTGAACTCCAACGAGACGTTTCTGAGGAGCGAAGACCCCTATTTGGACATTATTATGTTGGACACGCCTTTCCATAGTCCAAATATAAGTGGAAATACGGTGAAGCTGTGTGATGCAGAGGTTCAGGACCATGCGATCGTGGATCTTCCCATTTGGATCAGACAGCGGCATAGCATTCACTCGCAGAAGACGGAGGTGTGGCCGCTGCAGGAATGCCGGCACCGTTTGAAGGATGAAGAGGGAATCTTGGCCCAGGACAACATGATCTGTGTAAGGAATTCCCAATACACAACGCATTGCCAGCATGGCAATGGGAACCCACTCGTCTACGATGGCATGATCTGCGGCATCAATGTGTATGGCCATAATTGCCCACACCACACTGGCTTCGATTTGTATATAACCATCTACGATGCGCTCAGTTTTTCGATTGCTGGCATGGAATTGATTAAACATAATAAAGTACAGGAAGCTATACTGTAG
- the LOC122321544 gene encoding uncharacterized protein, with translation MKYMFGNWRPHFGYRPSHYGSDHGSRGRRSVIQREDASPPTKLNLFVVRILQKEKIVCNGIIVNRKQVLTASICVLDVRPEMLTLKVYDDTIYAVKNSSASTRYTLNEAKGLLTLLELEKELESRFPSNPPICVKGPQLKDEVWLWSWDKNVEELKVMLARPATSSTCMHQIKDPDGMVVNNATICLENSDFTVGCIPNFGLPYMWNDKFCGINILGHNCPSPSNVDVFVQLRAHYPLY, from the coding sequence ATGAAGTATATGTTCGGGAACTGGCGGCCGCACTTTGGCTACAGACCGAGTCACTATGGCTCGGATCATGGATCTCGGGGTCGTAGGTCTGTCATCCAAAGGGAGGACGCATCCCCGCCGACAAAACTCAACCTTTTTGTAGTGCGAATATTGCAAAAGGAGAAGATCGTGTGCAATGGCATTATTGTGAACAGGAAACAGGTGCTCACGGCCAGCATATGTGTGCTGGATGTCCGGCCGGAAATGTTGACCTTAAAGGTATACGATGATACCATATACGCAGTAAAAAATAGTTCCGCCAGCACCCGATATACATTGAATGAAGCCAAGGGTCTGCTGACGCTCCTTGAGCTGGAAAAAGAGTTGGAGAGTCGCTTCCCCAGCAATCCACCCATTTGTGTTAAAGGTCCCCAGCTTAAAGATGAAGTGTGGCTCTGGAGCTGGGATAAGAACGTAGAAGAACTAAAGGTTATGCTGGCACGACCGGCTACCTCATCGACCTGTATGCACCAAATAAAGGATCCCGATGGAATGGTGGTTAACAACGCCACCATTTGCTTGGAGAACTCTGACTTTACGGTGGGCTGCATACCCAACTTTGGGCTGCCCTACATGTGGAATGACAAATTCTGCGGCATAAATATCCTAGGTCACAACTGTCCCAGTCCCAGCAACGTAGATGTCTTTGTTCAGTTGAGAGCACATTATCCGCTttactaa
- the LOC108122553 gene encoding putative polypeptide N-acetylgalactosaminyltransferase 13 — protein sequence MPDKKNAAACSRENPNNAVAETHLYNEPYSENIVVDLVNAWKAIVSRTPLYPDEFFQYSLYMSDSLGALRGLPTTRHESCNFHSYTLPEPSKAKVSVVISFHNEARSMLLRTIVSLIRRTPEEYLHELIVVDDRSLDATLLDDLERWLGRVFATRSRLGLIFLRNLERRGLIWSRNRGAIVASGHYILFLDSHCEVNEGWLEPLLERLALNPRLAVSPVLDPIDPETLSYRKGNAMLKGGFDWSLHFHWLKRRLTSKERPEAPYKSPSFSGGVLMISREWFLKLNSFNPNLKIWGGESIELAIKLWLCGGQIEIVPCSRIGHIFRRFHAFEFPPERDFTEHASSQRSFAQSTYLHNSKIIAESWLDEYKNMFYALKPAAKGIPLNDTTIEELHQFRREKQCHRFHWYLWNVSPELRFNLEELAATGTLQNEDRCLHARNQKDSQTGRQLILTSCYSKDITQWSLFRVTGQLSTQRELCLGVGFGRILSLGPCGQNETLRQSQQWVRTGTQLMHAATHLCLDNPIKDQLELNSCRSHAVSQSFQFALEMERQT from the exons ATGCCTGACAAGAAAAATGCCGCCGCCTGCTCCAGGGAGAACCCCAACAATGCCGTCGCCGAAACGCATTTGTAT AATGAACCATATAGTGAAAATATCGTCGTGGACCTTGTGAATGCCTGGAAAGCGATTGTCTCTCGTACCCCTCTCTATCCAGATGAGTTCTTCCAGTACAGTCTTTACATGAGCGACAGTTTGGGGGCCCTTAGGGGATTGCCAACTACCAGACATGAAAG TTGCAATTTCCATAGCTACACCTTGCCCGAACCCTCCAAGGCAAAAGTGAGTGTTGTGATCAGCTTCCACAACGAAGCCCGCTCCATGCTGCTGCGGACCATTGTGTCCCTGATAAGACGCACCCCGGAGGAGTACTTGCACGAGCTAATCGTCGTCGACGACAGGAGCCTGGACG CGACTCTGCTGGATGACCTCGAGCGGTGGTTGGGTCGAGTTTTCGCCACTCGGAGTCGGCTGGGTCTCATCTTCCTAAGGAACTTGGAGCGCCGGGGCCTGATTTGGTCGCGCAACAGGGGCGCCATCGTTGCCAGTGGCCATTACATCCTCTTCCTGGACAGTCATTGCGAGGTAAACGAGGGCTGGCTGGAGCCCCTGCTGGAGAGGCTGGCGTTGAACCCCCGCCTGGCGGTCAGCCCTGTCCTGGATCCCATTGACCCGGAGACCCTGAGCTACCGGAAGGGCAACGCGATGCTAAAGGGTGGCTTCGACTGGTCCCTGCACTTCCACTGGCTGAAACGCCGGTTGACAAGCAAGGAGCGTCCGGAGGCGCCCTACAAAAGTCCATCCTTTTCTGGAGGTGTCCTGATGATATCACGCGAATGGTTTCTCAAGCTAAACTCCTTCAATCCCAATCTTAAG ATCTGGGGCGGCGAGTCCATCGAGCTGGCCATTAAATTGTGGCTTTGCGGTGGACAAATTGAGATCGTGCCCTGCAGTCGAATTGGACATATCTTTCGTCGCTTCCATGCCTTCGAGTTCCCGCCAGAGAGGGACTTTACTGAGCACGCCAGTTCACAGAGGAGTTTCGCCCAGTCCACCTACTTGCA CAACTCAAAAATCATAGCCGAGTCCTGGCTGGACGAGTACAAAAATATGTTCTACGCACTGAAGCCAGCGGCCAAGGGAATTCCATTGAATGACACCACCATCGAAGAGTTGCACCAGTTCCGGCGGGAGAAGCAGTGTCATCGCTTCCACTGGTATTTGTGGAATGTCAGTCCCGAACTAAG ATTTAACCTCGAAGAGCTAGCTGCCACAGGAACTTTGCAAAACGAGGATCGTTGCCTTCACGCCAGAAACCAAAAGGACTCACAGACAGGTCGGCAACTGATCCTTACCAGCTGCTACAGCAAGGACATTACCCAGTGGAGCCTGTTCCGCGTCACCGGGCAGTTGAGTACCCAAAGGGAACTTTGCCTGGGGGTCGGATTTGGACGTATTCTTAGCCTGGGACCGTGTGGCCAAAACGAGACCCTGAGGCAGTCGCAGCAATGGGTGCGAACGGGGACTCAACTGATGCACGCCGCAACGCACCTGTGCCTGGATAATCCGATCAAGGACCAACTGGAGTTGAACTCCTGCCGCTCGCATGCAGTATCACAGTCCTTTCAATTTGCATTGGAAATGGAGAGGCAAACATAA